A single window of Gossypium hirsutum isolate 1008001.06 chromosome A10, Gossypium_hirsutum_v2.1, whole genome shotgun sequence DNA harbors:
- the LOC107925254 gene encoding uncharacterized protein — protein METNMKNPVSGFLVSLIYVLYFAQFCCAVDTIRQGESVADGGDSLVSENETFELGFFSPENSTFRYVGIWYRVDVKTVVWVANRDNPIPTKNGVLRIGVDGNLVVLNGNTNLVWSSNLTGLSNNTAAILRDTGNLVLSNTDTSKVHWQSFEHPTDTFLPGMRAPVSSLIGEFHVFRSWKSSNDPSLGNFTMGVDPNGGPQIIIWDQNKGRRWRSGQWNSVIFTGIPNMSDIASFLYGFKLSQPDENRTQYFTYDPSSPSDLLRFRLTWDGREQQSRWDDDRKMWTVMQTQPDPGNVCDLYNHCGNHATCDNFEAVKCSCIDGFRPKSPDQWSKGNWSGGCERRIELQCQRTNGSAGEDGFKGLKHVKLPDSSNLLLSAGNIDACETSCLGNCSCTAYAFISGIGCMTWEGDLVDLQHLDEAANLQFFYRVHRSELDGSRKISNIVIIIISVLGACFLVVTIWLLWRYKKQLRGLPVVSSMPCCKEDDVAVINESKNKEFPADLSGGPVDILIDGSQVNEPELTVINFSSLAAATKNFSEANRLGHGGFGTVYKGELPGGQEIAVKRLSGQSGQGLEEFKNEIILIAKLQHRNLVRLLGCSIEGDEKMLIYEYMPNKSLDYILFDETKQEKLDWRTRFGIIEGIARGLLYLHRDSRLRIIHRDLKASNILLDAEMNPKISDFGMARIFGGNQNEANTIRVVGTYGYMSPEYAMEGLFSVKSDVYSFGVLLLEIVSGRRNTSFRSSDYTSLIAYAWSLWNEDKAMEMVDPSIRDSCSTTQVLKCIHIGMLCVQDSAMHRPTMAAVVLMLETETPTLPMPKQPTYTSMRSLMDAEYSMDIHETASSKDVTVTMVDGRMESMGNLTTIHHFCFFFTVFFIFFPKISVCVDTLSGTQFITQNQTIVSQGDVFELGFFNLDNPGEWYVGIWYKNIPDRTYVWVANRDNPVSNSSGVFKVEDRNLVLLDEGNNLVWSSNITKGDADKYNPVAQLLDSGNLVLREANSDGETDYYLWRSFDYPTDTLLPDMKLGWDLNTGFNRFLTSWKTRNDPSSGDFTFKLDYKGFPEIFLRNKQDIEYRSGPWNGLRFSGVPEMKPLDYMNFSFVTNQDEVYYSFYITNNNLFSRLRVTQTGTLERLTWIPDTKQWNPFWYAPKDQCDKYSECGPYGICDTNASPVCKCPKGFTPKNEQAWDLRDGSSGCVRKNDLDCGKDKFLHLVNMKLPESTNTVVYRSMNFKDCQAFCARNCSCTAFSNWDIRNGGIGCVIWIGDLIDLRQYTSDGGGQDLFIRLAASDLGDGGNTTAVITGTTVGGGVLILGLIAIVIWKKKKAMKRSGKIEKKGPLERSQDFLLNEVVISGKKEYSGESNPDEIELPLFDFNTIVTATNNFVDENKLGQGGFGSVYMGRLLEGEEIAVKRLSKNSGQGTEEFKNEVRLIARLQHRNLVRLVGCCVETDEKMLVYEYMENKSLDSVLFNKAKSSLLNWQKRFNIICGIARGLLYLHQDSRFRIVHRDLKASNILLDGKMNPKISDFGMARIFSGDQIEANTKRVVGTYGYMSPEYAMDGNFSTKSDVFSFGVLVLEIVSGKKNRGFYHSNSELNLLGHAWRSWKEGKGLELIDPAVGDTYDEQEVLRCIQVGLLCVQERAENRPTMSTVVLMLNSETATMAQPKTPGFCLGRNTHETDSSTSKQDESCTVNQVTVTMLDAR, from the exons ATGGAAACCAACATGAAAAACCCAGTTTCTGGTTTTCTGGTTTCATTGATCTATGTTCTGTATTTTGCTCAGTTTTGTTGTGCTGTTGATACAATCAGACAAGGAGAAAGTGTTGCAGATGGCGGCGATAGTTTAGTGTCTGAAAATGAAACATTTGAACTAGGGTTTTTCAGTCCTGAAAACTCAACTTTCAGATATGTTGGAATTTGGTACAGGGTTGATGTGAAAACAGTTGTATGGGTTGCAAATAGAGACAACccaataccaaccaagaatggtGTTTTAAGGATTGGGGTTGATGGTAACTTAGTTGTTCTTAATGGGAACACTAATTTGGTTTGGTCATCTAATCTTACAGGTTTATCAAACAACACAGCAGCAATTCTCAGGGATACAGGCAATTTAGTGTTATCGAACACTGATACAAGTAAAGTTCATTGGCAAAGCTTTGAACATCCAACTGATACATTTTTGCCTGGTATGAGAGCACCAGTAAGTTCATTAATAGGTGAGTTTCATGTTTTTAGATCATGGAAATCAAGTAATGATCCTTCGTTAGGGAATTTCACTATGGGTGTTGATCCTAATGGTGGTCCACAAATTATTATATGGGATCAAAATAAGGGAAGAAGATGGAGAAGTGGGCAATGGAATTCAGTGATCTTTACAGGGATACCTAACATGAGTGATATTGCTAGTTTCTTGTATGGGTTTAAGTTATCACAACCTGATGAAAATAGGACACAATATTTCACATATGATCCTTCAAGCCCTTCCGATTTGTTGAGGTTTAGGTTAACTTGGGATGGAAGGGAACAACAATCGAGGTGGGACGATGATCGGAAAATGTGGACCGTTATGCAGACACAGCCGGATCCGGGTAATGTATGTGACCTGTATAACCATTGTGGTAACCATGCTACTTGTGATAACTTTGAAGCTGTGAAATGTAGTTGTATAGATGGGTTTAGGCCAAAGTCCCCAGATCAATGGAGTAAAGGGAATTGGTCGGGTGGTTGCGAACGGCGGATCGAATTGCAGTGCCAGAGGACTAATGGTAGTGCAGGGGAAGATGGGTTTAAAGGATTAAAGCACGTAAAGTTACCTGATTCGTCAAACTTGTTGTTGTCTGCTGGTAATATAGATGCTTGTGAAACAAGTTGCTTGGGGAATTGTTCGTGTACCGCGTATGCGTTTATTTCTGGAATTGGATGTATGACATGGGAAGGGGATTTGGTTGATCTTCAACATTTGGATGAAGCTGCGAATTTACAATTCTTCTACCGCGTCCATCGTTCGGAATTAG ATGGCAGTCGGAAGATATCCAacattgtgataattataatctCTGTGTTGGGGGCATGCTTCTTGGTGGTCACCATATGGTTACTATGGAGATACAAGAAGCAGCTTAGAG GTTTGCCTGTAGTTTCATCGATGCCGTGTTGCAAGGAGGATGACGTAGCGGTTATTAACGAGTCCAAGAACAAAGAATTTCCAGCAGATCTATCAGGAGGACCAGTTGACATACTTATAGACGGGAGTCAAGTTAACGAACCGGAGTTAACCGTCATTAACTTCAGTAGTTTGGCAGCTGCAACGAAGAACTTTAGTGAAGCAAACAGGCTTGGACACGGAGGTTTCGGTACCGTATACAAG GGAGAGCTACCCGGTGGCCAAGAAATAGCTGTAAAGCGGCTTTCGGGACAGTCAGGGCAAGGCCTAGAAGAGTTCAAAAATGAGATTATATTGATTGCTAAACTGCAACATAGGAATCTTGTTAGACTATTAGGCTGTTCCATTGAAGGGGATGAAAAGATGTTGATTTATGAATACATGCCTAATAAAAGCTTGGACTATATTCTTTTTG ATGAAACCAAGCAAGAAAAGCTAGATTGGCGAACCCGATTCGGCATCATTGAAGGCATTGCAAGAGGACTCCTTTATTTACATCGAGATTCAAGGCTTCGAATCATTCATAGAGACTTGAAAGCCAGTAACATCTTGTTGGACGCTGAAATGAATCCGAAGATTTCAGACTTTGGCATGGCTAGGATCTTTGGGGGAAACCAAAATGAAGCGAATACGATTCGAGTCGTTGGCACATA TGGATATATGTCACCTGAATATGCAATGGAAGGATTATTTTCAGTGAAGTCTGATGTGTACAGCTTTGGGGTATTACTGTTAGAAATTGTTAGTGGCCGGCGAAATACTAGCTTCCGTTCATCTGATTATACAAGTCTTATTGCATAT GCATGGAGTCTTTGGAATGAAGATAAAGCAATGGAGATGGTGGATCCATCCATTAGAGATTCATGCTCGACAACCCAAGTGTTGAAATGCATACACATAGGGATGCTATGCGTGCAGGACTCAGCCATGCACAGGCCAACAATGGCTGCCGTGGTGTTAATGCTAGAGACCGAAACACCAACACTCCCAATGCCGAAACAACCCACATATACCTCCATGAGAAGCTTGATGGATGCAGAATATAGTATGGATATTCATGAAACTGCATCGTCTAAAGATGTCACAGTGACAATGGTGGATGGTAGA ATGGAAAGTATGGGAAATTTAACCACAATTCACCATTTTTGCTTCTTCTTCACTGTGTTTTTTATCTTCTTCCCTAAAATTTCTGTTTGTGTTGATACTTTGAGTGGTACACAGTTTATTACACAGAACCAAACTATTGTCTCTCAAGGTGATGTGTTCGAGCTTGGATTCTTTAATTTGGATAATCCAGGTGAATGGTATGTTGGGATATGGTACAAGAACATACCCGACAGGACATATGTGTGGGTTGCTAACAGAGATAACCCTGTTTCGAACTCATCAGGTGTTTTCAAAGTGGAGGATCGGAACTTGGTGTTGTTAGACGAAGGGAACAACCTTGTTTGGTCCTCGAACATAACAAAGGGTGATGCAGACAAGTATAATCCAGTGGCACAGTTGTTGGATTCTGGGAATTTGGTTCTGAGAGAAGCGAATTCCGATGGTGAAACCGACTACTATTTATGGCGAAGCTTCGATTATCCGACCGATACGTTATTACCAGACATGAAACTCGGGTGGGATTTAAACACAGGTTTCAACCGGTTTTTGACGTCTTGGAAAACAAGAAACGATCCTTCGTCTGGTGATTTCACATTCAAGTTAGATTACAAAGGATTCCCGGAAATATTTTTACGGAACAAACAAGATATCGAATACCGAAGTGGTCCGTGGAACGGTCTTCGATTTAGCGGCGTACCGGAAATGAAACCGCTCGATTACATGAACTTCAGCTTCGTCACTAACCAAGACGAGGTATATTACTCGTTTTATATTACGAACAATAATTTGTTTTCCAGGTTAAGAGTGACACAAACCGGTACACTTGAAAGACTAACATGGATACCCGACACCAAGCAATGGAATCCGTTTTGGTACGCGCCGAAAGATCAGTGCGACAAATACAGCGAGTGCGGTCCGTATGGTATATGTGATACTAACGCTTCCCCTGTTTGTAAATGTCCTAAAGGGTTTACACCAAAGAATGAACAAGCTTGGGATTTGAGAGATGGGTCTAGTGGTTGTGTTAGAAAAAATGATTTGGATTGTGGGAAAGATAAGTTCTTGCATTTGGTCAATATGAAATTGCCTGAAAGTACAAATACTGTGGTGTATAGGTCCATGAATTTCAAGGATTGCCAAGCTTTTTGTGCTAGGAATTGTTCTTGTACTGCTTTTTCTAATTGGGATATTAGGAATGGGGGTATAGGGTGTGTTATTTGGATTGGTGACCTTATTGATTTGAGGCAATATACAAGTGATGGTGGTGGGCAAGATTTGTTTATTCGATTGGCAGCTTCAGATTTAG GAGATGGTGGGAATACAACTGCTGTAATTACAGGCACTACAGTGGGTGGTGGCGTTTTGATTTTAGGACTGATAGCCATTGTCatatggaagaagaagaaggcaATGAAAAGAAgtggaaaaatagaaaagaaag GTCCTCTTGAAAGAAGTCAAGATTTTCTATTGAACGAAGTGGTCATCTCAGGCAAGAAGGAATACTCGGGCGAAAGTAATCCCGATGAAATTGAATTACCATTGTTCGATTTCAACACCATTGTAACGGCTACAAACAACTTCGTCGATGAAAATAAGCTCGGACAAGGTGGTTTCGGAAGTGTATACATG GGTAGGTTGCTTGAGGGTGAAGAAATAGCTGTAAAAAGGCTTTCAAAGAACTCGGGGCAAGGGACTGAAGAGTTCAAGAATGAGGTTAGGTTAATTGCAAGGCTACAACATCGGAACTTGGTTCGACTTGTAGGTTGTTGCGTCGAAACAGATGAGAAGATGTTAGTTTACGAGTACATGGAAAACAAAAGCCTTGATTCTGTGTTATTCA ATAAAGCAAAAAGCTCCCTGTTAAATTGGCAAAAGCGGTTCAACATTATTTGCGGTATTGCTAGAGGATTATTGTATCTTCACCAGGATTCGAGGTTTAGGATCGTGCATAGAGATCTCAAAGCAAGCAATATTTTGCTTGACGGAAAAATGAACCCGAAAATTTCGGATTTTGGGATGGCTAGAATATTTTCTGGTGATCAAATTGAGGCTAATACTAAGAGAGTTGTTGGAACTTA TGGTTATATGTCGCCTGAATACGCAATGGATGGTAATTTCTCAACAAAATCTGATGTTTTTAGCTTTGGTGTTTTGGTGTTGGAGATTGTCAGTGGGAAGAAGAACAGAGGATTCTATCACTCAAATAGTGAACTCAACCTTCTAGGCCAT GCTTGGAGATCATGGAAAGAAGGGAAGGGATTGGAGTTAATAGATCCAGCAGTGGGTGATACCTATGATGAACAAGAAGTGCTGAGGTGCATTCAGGTCGGTTTGTTGTGCGTTCAAGAACGTGCCGAAAACCGGCCGACGATGTCAACGGTGGTGTTGATGTTGAACAGCGAAACAGCAACAATGGCTCAGCCTAAAACACCTGGCTTTTGCCTTGGAAGAAACACACATGAAACAGATTCATCTACAAGCAAGCAAGATGAATCATGCACTGTGAACCAAGTCACTGTTACAATGCTAGATGCTAGGTAG